In Actinomycetota bacterium, the sequence CCGGACCGAGCCGGGGGGGTACGAGGAGCCCGGGGCGGCGGAGGAGCAGTTCTCGGTATCCGACCGCCGCTCCCCGGAAGAGGTCGCGGCCATGCTGCGGGCAGCGGGCTACGACCCGGTCTGGAAGGGGTCCAGCCCGGCCCTGCGCCGCGGCTCTCCGCCCGAACGGCTCTGACCTCGCGGTTTAGCTGGTCTCGAGGCCGGGGATACCACTCCCGGTGATGCAGTAGGGCTCGAGGAGCTGACCGGGAGGACGCGATGACCGAGTACAGGTATCGCCGCGAGGCGTCTGGTCCGCGTCGCTCCACGCCCCCTCCCCAGGTCGTGAGGGAGCGTGTGGTCGAGCGACGCGGGGACACGAGAGGAGGCCCTGCGTGGGGCCCCCGGTACGAGGAGGTGACCGACAGCATGGGTATCGGAGTGAGTGTCTTCTTGCTGGCCGTTGGTGCGATCCTGGCGTGGGGCGTGAACATCGCCACCGAGGGAGTGAACCTCAACACGATCGGGATCATCCTGATGATCGTCGGCGCTATCGGTCTTCTGTTCTCTCTCCTGTTCTGGAGCAGCTACGCTCCGTTCGGGGGCCGACGCGAGGTCGTTCGCGATCGCGAGATCGACCGCGGCGTCGTTTAGCACTGGCTGATCCAACACCACCATGGCCCGGGGACCGTCAGGTCCTCGGGCCAGTTCGGTTCTGGAGGTGGATGTCGTGCTGACGCCGCTCGCCCTACAGGAGGACATCGCGGAGGCCCTGCCTCAGGGCCTCACCGCGTGGGACTGGGCGACGGCGGGGGCCATCTTCCTCGCCGGTGTGATCCTGGCCAAGCTGGCTCACCGGCTCATCTCGCGGTGGATCGAGAAGGGACACGCCCAGCGCTCCGGACGGGTCGTGGGCCGGGTCGTCGCCTACGTCATCGCGTTGGGGGGGTTCATCTACGCGCTGGTCTCCCTGCGCGTCCAGATAGCACCCCTGCTAGGTGCCATCGGCCTCGGCGGGCTCGCGCTGGCCATAGCGATGCAGTCGACCCTCGAGAACTTCATCTCGGGCGTGTTCCTGGAGGCGAGACGCCCGTTCCGGCGGGGAGACCAGATAGCCACTAACGAGTTCGAGGGCACGGTGGAGGACGTCAACCTGCGAGCGACCCTCATAAAGACGTTCGACGGGGAGCGGGTCGTCATCCCCAACGGGACGGTCCTCAACAACCCGATCGTGAACTTCACGGCGCTGGGCGCCCTGCGGACCACCCTGACCGTGGGCGTCGCTTTCGACTCGGACCTCCCACAGGTGAAACGGGTGGTGCAGGAAGCGGTGCGCGGCGTGGAGGGTGTCCTCGAGGCGCCGCCCCCGATGGTCTTCGTCGACTCGTACGCCGACTCCAGCATCCAGCTGGCCGTCCACTTCTGGCATGCGCCTCAGCGGATGGTGAGGTGGCAGGTCCGCGATCGGGTGGCCATCGCTGTGAAGCAGGCGTTCGACCGCGAGAACATCACCATCCCGTTCCCGCAGATCAGGCTCGGGCCCGATCCCGGTTAGGTCTTCCCTATCTCGACGAACCGGCGGTCCCTCTCGTCGTCGAGCTCCCTGTGCGCGGCCCGTCGGATCAGCTTGAGCTGCTCCTCGAGGACGGGCGCCCGGTCGGGCGGTGCGACGTTGAGCAGGTCCTCGACCATCCCCGTCAGCCGGCGCAGGACCTGGATCGAGTTACGCGCATAGAGCCTGATCTCGTCTATCGCCAGCGCGACGTACTCCTCCCAG encodes:
- a CDS encoding mechanosensitive ion channel family protein; protein product: MLTPLALQEDIAEALPQGLTAWDWATAGAIFLAGVILAKLAHRLISRWIEKGHAQRSGRVVGRVVAYVIALGGFIYALVSLRVQIAPLLGAIGLGGLALAIAMQSTLENFISGVFLEARRPFRRGDQIATNEFEGTVEDVNLRATLIKTFDGERVVIPNGTVLNNPIVNFTALGALRTTLTVGVAFDSDLPQVKRVVQEAVRGVEGVLEAPPPMVFVDSYADSSIQLAVHFWHAPQRMVRWQVRDRVAIAVKQAFDRENITIPFPQIRLGPDPG
- a CDS encoding DUF6458 family protein, which codes for MTDSMGIGVSVFLLAVGAILAWGVNIATEGVNLNTIGIILMIVGAIGLLFSLLFWSSYAPFGGRREVVRDREIDRGVV